The following are from one region of the Schistocerca cancellata isolate TAMUIC-IGC-003103 chromosome 11, iqSchCanc2.1, whole genome shotgun sequence genome:
- the LOC126108148 gene encoding uncharacterized protein LOC126108148, producing the protein MPSQGVLPSQGVVPSQGVLPSQGVLHSQGVLPPQGVLLSQGVLPSQGVLPSQGLLPSQGVLPSLGVLTSQGGLPSRGGLPSQGVMPLQVVLPSQGVLPLNECCLPMSAAFARSAAFAMRAAFAGSAAFARGGAFAKSAAFARSAAFARSAAFARSAAFAMRAAFAGSAAFARGGAFARSAAFARSAAFARRYAFARTAAFARSAALLRRVTFARSAAFARSAAFARRAAIAGSAAFAGSAAFARSGAFARSPAFAGSAASARSAAFARCAAFARSAAFARSAAIARSAAFARSAAFARRAAFAKRAAFAGSAAFARSNAFASSSAFAGSTAFAWSAAFQGVLPSQGSAAFAQSAAFTRSDAFARSAAFSRSAAFTGSAAFTRDGAYARSAAFARSAAFASSGGFARGAAFARSAVFAQSAAFAWSAVSAQKATFASSASFARYAAFASSSAFARSAAFARSVAFARSASFTKRATSAGIAAFAGSAAFARSGAYAHSAAFAQVAAFARSAAFARSAAFAWSAAFAQSAAFARSAAIARSAAFARSAPFARSAAFERSAAFARSPAFARSAALARSAAFARSAAFATSAAFARSAAYKRSAALVRSSAFARSAAFARNAPFSRSAAFAQSAAFAGTAAFAQSAAFAQSAASAKSAAFAWTVAFARSAAFARIAAFARSAAFARSAAFDRSAAFARSAAFAGSAAYAGSAAFARRAAFTRNAAFARIAAFARSAAFARSAALLRRAGFARSAAITRSAAFARRADFAGSAAFARSAAFARSGAFARSAAFAGSAASARSAAFARCAAFARSAAFARSAAITRSAAFARSAAFARSAAFARSAAFARNAAFPRSAALGPSAAFPRSVAIIQSAAFARSAAFARCAAFARSTAFARSAAFARSAAFASSVAFARSTAFRRSGASARSAAFARSAAFARSTAFARSAAFARSAAFGSSTAFARGAAFARSAAFQGVLPSLEVLP; encoded by the exons atgccttcgcagggagtgctgccttcgcaaggggtggtgccttcgcaaggagtgttgccttcgcaaggagtgctgcattcacaaggagtgctgcctccgcaaggagtgctgctttcgcaaggagtactgccttcgcaaggagtactgccttcgcaaggactgctgccttcacaaggagtgctgccttcgctaggagtgctgacttcgcaaggagggctgccttcgagaggagggctgccttcgcaaggggtaatgcctttgcaagtagtgctgccttctcagggagtactgcctttgaacgagtgctgccttccaatgagtgctgccttcgcaaggagtgctgccttcgcaatgagggctgcctttgcagggagtgctgccttcgcaaggggtggtgccttcgcaaagagtgctgccttcgcaaggagtgctgccttcgcaaggagtgctgccttcgcaaggagtgctgccttcgcaatgagggctgcctttgctgggagtgctgccttcgcaaggggtggtgccttcgcaaggagtgctgcctttgcaaggagtgctgccttcgcaaggagatatgccttcgcaaggactgctgccttcgctaggagtgctgcccttctaaggagagttaccttcgcaaggagtgctgcctttgctaggagtgctgctttcgcaaggagggctgccatcgcagggagtgctgcctttgcagggagtgctgccttcgcaaggagtggtgccttcgcaaggagtcctgccttcgcagggagtgctgcatccgcaaggagtgctgccttcgcaaggtgtgctgccttcgcaaggagtgctgcctttgcaaggagcgctgccatcgcaaggagtgctgccttcgctaggagtgctgccttcgcaaggagggctgccttcgcaaagagggctgccttcgcagggagtgctgccttcgcaaggagtaatgccttcgcaagtagttctgctttcgcagggagtactgcctttgcatggagtgctgccttccaaggagtgctgccttcgcaag ggagtgctgcctttgcacagagtgctgccttcacaaggagtgatgccttcgcaaggagtgctgcgttctctaggagtgctgccttcacagggagtgctgccttcacaagggatggtgcctacgcacgtagtgctgccttcgcacggagtgctgccttcgcaagtagtggtggattcgcaaggggtgctgccttcgcacggagtgctgtctttgcacagagtgctgcctttgcatggagtgctgtcTCCGCACAGAAAGcaaccttcgcaagtagtgcttccTTTGCACGGTATGCTGCCtttgcaagtagttctgctttcgcaaggagtgctgcctttgcaaggagtgttgccttcgcaaggagtgcttccttcacaAAGAGGGCTACCTCAGcagggattgctgccttcgcagggagtgctgccttcgcaaggagtggtgcctatgcacatagtgctgccttcgcacaggttgctgcctttgcacggagtgctgccttcgcacggagtgcagccttcgcatggagtgctgcttttgctcagagtgctgccttcgcaaggagtgcagccatcgcaaggagtgctgccttcgcaaggagtgctcccttcgcaaggagtgctgccttcgaaaggagtgctgccttcgcaaggagtcctgccttcgcaaggagtgctgccctcgccaggagtgctgccttcgccaggagtgctgccttcgcaacgagcgctgccttcgcaaggagtgctgcctacaaaaggagtgctgccctcgtaaggagttctgccttcgcaaggagtgctgccttcgcaaggaatgctcccttctcacggagtgctgcctttgcacagagtgctgccttcgcagggactgctgcctttgcacagagtgctgcctttgcacagagtgctgcctccgcaaagagtgctgcctttgcatggactgttgccttcgcaaggagtgccgcctttgcaaggattgctgccttcgctaggagtgctgccttcgctaggagtgctgccttcgataggagtgctgccttcgctaggagtgctgccttcgcaggcagtgctgcctacgcagggagtgctgccttcgcaaggagagctgccttcacaaggaatgctgcctttgcaaggattgctgccttcgcaaggagtgctgccttcgctaggagtgctgcccttctaaggagagctggctttgcaaggagtgctgccatcactaggagtgctgctttcgcaaggagggctgacttcgcagggagtgctgcctttgcaaggagtgctgccttcgcaaggagtggtgccttcgcaaggagtgctgccttcgcagggagtgctgcatccgcaaggagtgctgccttcgcaaggtgtgctgccttcgcaagaagtgctgcctttgcaaggagcgctgccatcacaaggagtgctgccttcgctaggagtgctgcttttgcaaggagtgctgccttcgcaaggagtgctgccttcgcaaggaatgctgccttcccaaggagtgctgccttgggaccGAGTGCTGCCTTCCCTAGGAGTGTTGCCATcatacagagtgcagccttcgcaaggagtgctgccttcgcaaggtgtgctgcctttgcaaggagtactgccttcgcaaggagtgctgccttcgcaaggagtgctgccttcgctagcagtgttgccttcgcaaggagtactgcgttcagaaggagtggtgcctccgcaaggagtgctgccttcgcaaggagtgctgcctttgcaaggagtactgccttcgcaaggagtgctgccttcgcaaggagtgctgccttcggaagtagtactgccttcgcaaggggtgctgccttcgcaaggagtgctgccttccaaggagtgctgccttcgctagaagtgctgccttga
- the LOC126108149 gene encoding ice-structuring glycoprotein-like, with product MGAAFARSAAFARSAFARSAAFATRAAFVGCAVFASGFAFTRSAAFAKSAAFARRNTFARSAAFAMRAAFARSAAFARSAAFSAAFARSAAFARSAAFARSAAFARTAAFARSAAFPRSAALGQSAAFARSAAFVRSAAFARSAAFAQIAAFAQSAAYAQSAAFARSAAFAGSAAFAWGGAFARSAAFAGSFAFARSVAFARSAAFTRSAAFARTAAFARSVAFASSTAFARSAAFARSAAFQGVLPSLEVLPSHGGLPSQGGVLPSHRVLPSHGVLPSQGVLPLLRVLPLQGVLPSQGVLPLQRVLPSQGVPPSQGVLPSLVVLPSQGVLVLFISKNVLCPKSAKSLQIVPSLQILLSLQCMLSLKRVLSLEGVLSLQDVLPSQAVLPSHGMLPYKA from the exons AtgggtgctgcctttgcaaggagtgctgccttcgcaaggagtgccttcgcaaggagtgctgccttcgcaacgagggctgcttTTGTagggtgtgctgtctttgcaagtgGTTTTGCCTTcaccaggagtgctgcctttgcaaaaagtgctgccttcgcaaggagaaataccttcgcaaggagtgctgccttcgcaatgagggctgccttcgctaggagtgctgccttcgcaaggagtgctgccttc agtgctgccttcgcaaggagtgctgccttcgcaaggagtgctgccttcgcaaggagtgcagccttcgcaaggactgctgccttcgcaaggagtgctgccttcccaaggagtgctgccttaggacagagtgctgccttcgctaggagtgctgccttcgtacggagtgcagccttcgcaaggagtgctgcctttgcacagattgctgccttcgcacagagtgcagcctacgcacagagtgctgccttcgcaagaagtgctgccttcgcagggagtgctgccttcgcatggggtggcgccttcgcaaggagtgctgccttcgcagggagttttgcctttgcaaggagtgttgccttcgcaaggagtgctgcattcacaaggagtgctgccttcgcaaggactgctgccttcgcaaggagtgttgccttcgcaagtagtactgctttcgcaaggagtgctgccttcgcaaggagtgctgccttccaaggagtgctgccttcgctagaagtgctgccttcacacggagggctgccttcgcaaggg ggagtgctgccttcgcacagagtgctgccttcgcacggagtgctgccttcgcagggagtgctgcccttgctcagagtgctgcctttgcaaggagtgctgccttcgcaaggagtgctgcctttgcagagggtgctgccttcgcaaggagtgccgccttcacaaggagtgctgccttcgctagtagtgctgccttcgcagggagtgctggttCTCTTCATCTCTAAAAACGTGCTGTGTCCCAAGTCAGCTAAGAGTTTGCAAATCGTGCCATCTCTGCAAATTCTGCTGTCTCTGCAATGCATGCTATCTTTGAAACGTGTGCTGTCTTTGGAaggcgtgctgtctttgcaagatgtgctgccttcgcaagcagtgctgccttcacatggcatgctgccctacaaggcatga